One Gavia stellata isolate bGavSte3 chromosome 20, bGavSte3.hap2, whole genome shotgun sequence genomic region harbors:
- the RAE1 gene encoding mRNA export factor RAE1 isoform X2 → MSLFGSTSGFGTGGTSMFGSTTADNHNPMKDIEVTSPPDDSISCLAFSPPTLPGNFLIAGSWANDVRCWEVQDNGQTIPKAQQMHTGPVLDGCWSDDGSKVFTASCDKTAKMWDLNSNQAIQIAQHDAPVKTIHWIKAPNYSCVMTGSWDKTLKFWDTRSPTPMMTLQLPERCYCADVVHPMAAVATAERGLIVYQLENQPSEFRRIESPLKHQHRCVAIFKDKVNKPTGFALGSIEGRVAIHYINPPNPAKDNFTFKCHRSNGTNTSAPQDIYAVNGIAFHPVHGTLATVGSDGRFSFWDKDARTKLKTSEQLDQPISACCFNHNGNIFAYASSYDWSKGHEFYNPQKKNYIFLRNAAEELKPRNKK, encoded by the exons ATGAGTCTGTTTGGATCAACATCAGGGTTTGGTACTGGAGGTACCAGCATGTTTGGCAGTACGACTGCAGACAACCATAACCCAATGAAG GATATTGAAGTAACATCTCCACCTGATGACAGCATATCTTGTTTAGCATTTAGTCCGCCAACGTTGCCGGGTAATTTCCTCATTGCAGGATCATGGGCAAATGAT GTTCGCTGCTGGGAAGTTCAAGACAATGGACAGACAATTCCGAAGGCTCAGCAGATGCACACAGGGCCCGTACTAGATGGCTGCTGGAGTGAT GATGGGAGTAAAGTATTTACTGCTTCCTGTGATAAAACTGCCAAAATGTGGGATCTCAATAGTAATCAAGCTATTCAGATTGCACAA catgaTGCTCCTGTGAAGACTATCCATTGGATTAAAGCACCAAATTATAGCTGTGTGATGACAGGAAGCTGGGATAAAACTTTGAAG TTCTGGGATACCCGTTCACCAACACCTATGATGACATTGCAGCTCCCTGAAAGATGTTATTGTGCAGATGTG GTTCATCCTATGGCTGCTGTGGCCACTGCAGAAAGGGGTTTGATAGTTTATCAGTTAGAGAATCAACCTTCTGAATTTAGAAGAATAGAATCTCCTCTTAAACACCAG CATCGCTgtgttgctatttttaaagacaaagtgAACAAACCTACTGGATTTGCCCTTGGAAGCATTGAAGGAAGAGTAGCTATTCATTATATTAACCCTCCAAATCC tgCAAAAgataatttcacttttaaatgTCATCGTTCCAATGGAACAAACACATCAGCACCTCAGGATATCTATGCT GTAAATGGGATAGCATTTCACCCTGTCCATGGTACTCTTGCAACAGTAGGATCTGATGGTAGATTCAGCTTTTGGGATAAAGATGCACGAACGAAGCTAAAAACATCAGAACAACTTGACCAGCCAATATCTGCTTGTTGTTTCAACCATAATGGCAATATATTTGCGTATGCTTCCAGTTATGATTGGTCAAAG gGTCATGAATTTTATAatccacaaaagaaaaactacatttttctGCGAAATGCAGCAGAAGAGTTAAAGCCTAGGAATAAGAAGTA G
- the RAE1 gene encoding mRNA export factor RAE1 isoform X1, which yields MSLFGSTSGFGTGGTSMFGSTTADNHNPMKDIEVTSPPDDSISCLAFSPPTLPGNFLIAGSWANDVRCWEVQDNGQTIPKAQQMHTGPVLDGCWSDDGSKVFTASCDKTAKMWDLNSNQAIQIAQHDAPVKTIHWIKAPNYSCVMTGSWDKTLKFWDTRSPTPMMTLQLPERCYCADVVHPMAAVATAERGLIVYQLENQPSEFRRIESPLKHQHRCVAIFKDKVNKPTGFALGSIEGRVAIHYINPPNPAKDNFTFKCHRSNGTNTSAPQDIYAVNGIAFHPVHGTLATVGSDGRFSFWDKDARTKLKTSEQLDQPISACCFNHNGNIFAYASSYDWSKGHEFYNPQKKNYIFLRNAAEELKPRNKK from the exons ATGAGTCTGTTTGGATCAACATCAGGGTTTGGTACTGGAGGTACCAGCATGTTTGGCAGTACGACTGCAGACAACCATAACCCAATGAAG GATATTGAAGTAACATCTCCACCTGATGACAGCATATCTTGTTTAGCATTTAGTCCGCCAACGTTGCCGGGTAATTTCCTCATTGCAGGATCATGGGCAAATGAT GTTCGCTGCTGGGAAGTTCAAGACAATGGACAGACAATTCCGAAGGCTCAGCAGATGCACACAGGGCCCGTACTAGATGGCTGCTGGAGTGAT GATGGGAGTAAAGTATTTACTGCTTCCTGTGATAAAACTGCCAAAATGTGGGATCTCAATAGTAATCAAGCTATTCAGATTGCACAA catgaTGCTCCTGTGAAGACTATCCATTGGATTAAAGCACCAAATTATAGCTGTGTGATGACAGGAAGCTGGGATAAAACTTTGAAG TTCTGGGATACCCGTTCACCAACACCTATGATGACATTGCAGCTCCCTGAAAGATGTTATTGTGCAGATGTG GTTCATCCTATGGCTGCTGTGGCCACTGCAGAAAGGGGTTTGATAGTTTATCAGTTAGAGAATCAACCTTCTGAATTTAGAAGAATAGAATCTCCTCTTAAACACCAG CATCGCTgtgttgctatttttaaagacaaagtgAACAAACCTACTGGATTTGCCCTTGGAAGCATTGAAGGAAGAGTAGCTATTCATTATATTAACCCTCCAAATCC tgCAAAAgataatttcacttttaaatgTCATCGTTCCAATGGAACAAACACATCAGCACCTCAGGATATCTATGCT GTAAATGGGATAGCATTTCACCCTGTCCATGGTACTCTTGCAACAGTAGGATCTGATGGTAGATTCAGCTTTTGGGATAAAGATGCACGAACGAAGCTAAAAACATCAGAACAACTTGACCAGCCAATATCTGCTTGTTGTTTCAACCATAATGGCAATATATTTGCGTATGCTTCCAGTTATGATTGGTCAAAG gGTCATGAATTTTATAatccacaaaagaaaaactacatttttctGCGAAATGCAGCAGAAGAGTTAAAGCCTAGGAATAAGAAGTAG
- the SPO11 gene encoding meiotic recombination protein SPO11 has product MEDHSVCSTDVPAGNKASYRETSLSGHESQVPSSEVLEAIENVIQDVLKSLAQKKAPVLTLANRSDWRNIEFKDSVGLQMIPHCTTKQVRSDCPRSAPKFALMLKILSMIYKMVQSNTYATKRDIYYSDTLLFGSQSVVDNIINDISCMLKIPRRSLHILSTTRGFVAGNLSYTEEDGTKVNCTCGATAVTVPSNVQGIKHLISHAKFMLIVEKDATFQRLLDDDFCNKLSPCIMITGRGVPDLNTRLLVRKLWDTFQIPIFTLMDADPHGVEIMCIYKYGSVSMSFEAHHLTVPSIKWLGLLPSDLERLNIRKDILIPFTKQDQNKLASIQKRPYIACQPMWKKELEIMAASKLKAEIQVLTSLSSDYLSRVYLPNKLQFGGWL; this is encoded by the exons ttctGAAGTTCTCGAGGCAATAGAAAATGTTATTCAAGATGTACTTAAAAGCTTGGCCCAAAAAAAAGCACCTGTTCTCACACTGGCTAACAGATCAGATTGGAGGAATATAGA ATTTAAAGATTCTGTAGGTCTACAGATGATACCACATTGTACTACAAAACAAGTAAGAAGTGACTGCCCTAGATCAGCACCAAAATTTG ctctgatgctcaAAATATTATCTATGATTTATAAGATGGTGCAGAGCAATACTTATGCAACTAAAAG AGATATATATTATTCAGATACACTACTGTTTGGTAGCCAAAGTGTTGTGGACAATATAATCAATGACATTTCTTGCATGCTTAAGATACCTCGGAGAAGTCTACATATA ctgtctaCAACTAGAGGTTTTGTTGCTGGTAATTTAAGTTACACTGAGGAAGATGGTACAAAAGTGAATTGTACCTGCGGTGCTACA gCAGTCACTGTGCCATCTAATGTTCAAGGAATTAAAC ATTTAATCTCACATGCCAAATTTATGTTAATTGTTGAAAAAGATGCAACTTTTCAGAGACTCCTGGATGATGACTTCTGCAATAAATTGTCCCCATGTATAATGATTACG gGAAGAGGCGTACCAGATCTTAATACACGACTTTTGGTCAGAAAGCTGTGGGATACTTTTCAAATCCCTATTTTCACCCTTATGGATGCAGATCCACACG GGGTAGAAATAATGTGTATCTACAAATACGGATCTGTG TCAATGTCTTTTGAGGCACATCATCTCACCGTTCCATCTATAAAGTGGCTTGGTCTCCTTCCATCTGATCTTGAGAG attaaATATACGCAAAGATATCCTAATTCCCTTTACAAAGCAAGATCAAAACAAGTTAGCAAGTATACAAAAGAGACCTTACATTGCTTGTCAGCCAAtgtggaaaaaagaa ctGGAAATTATGGCAGCATCTAAACTGAAGGCTGAAATTCAAGTTTTAACTTCTCTTTCATCAGATTACCTTTCCAGAGTCTATTTACCAAACAAACTGCAATTTGGTGGATGGCTATGA